A stretch of DNA from Agrobacterium cucumeris:
CATGGTCGCCACGGTGGTGGTGGTGGTGCCCATGGTCATGGTCATGGTCGTGGTCGTGGTCGTGGTCGTGGTCGTGATGATCATGGGCCGCCTCTTCGCCCAGCCAGCGGCCAACATCGGCATTTTTGCTGCCGGCATCATAAAGACCGTTGTCGAGAAGCGCCGAGGCACTCCAGTCCGGCTTGTCGCCATCCTCGATCGTTGCGCGCGGGTTGAGCGTCTGCAGGCGCGCCGTCAGTGCAGCAATTGTGGAAGCGTCGGCGAGCGCTCGCTTGGTCATCACCAACCGGTCGGCAACGGCCGCCTGCTTCACGGCTTCTTCGTGGTTGTCGAGCGTGGAGAGGCCGTTCACGGCATCCACCACCGTAATCATGCCGTTGAGCACGAAATTCTGCGCGATCACCGGATTGCCCATGATCGATTGCATGACCGGGGCAGGATCGGCAAGGCCGGTGGTCTCGATCACCACCCGCTTCACCGGCTTCAGCTTGCCGATCTGGATACCATCCATCAGCTCCGCCAGCGTATCCACCAGTTCCCCGCGCACCGTGCAGCAGAGGCAACCTTCCGCCAGTTCGATGATGCCCTCGCCGGCACTTTCAACCAGCATATGATCGATGCTGACATCACCAAATTCATTGATGATGATTGCGGCGTCACTCATCTCGGGGTCTTTGAGGAGCCGGTTGAGCAGCGTCGATTTTCCGGCGCCGAGAAATCCGGTGATGATGGAGACCGGTATACGCTCGCGAGACATGCCTTGCCTGTATGGTTGAGGGCCGCTCCGGCAGATCGTTGAACGATGTTCGAGCCGGAACCGCGCGATAAAACAGAAATCGCCCAAGGCCTGAAGGCAATGGGCGAGACTGTAATATCATAACAGATCAGAGCTGCGAATAGCCAATCCGCAGGCGCACTCGCCCTTCATCACTGAAGAGCGATCAAGCCAATCAGAATGTCGGGCGTGGGATCGGGATCGGCACGTTGGCCAGTTCGCCCTTGGCCGCAGCCCCCTTGGTCGTGTTGACAGCCACGGTCTCGCTGCCCGGGATAAGACCGGCGAAGGAATATTCCGGCGGGCGGGTCATCTCCGTCACATAAGGCGAATGGATGACCATACGGCCGGCTTCATCGCGGCCCTCGCTACGCACCTTTGCAGCCTTCGGATTGCAGATTTCGGCGCTGACATCGTTCACATCGCCGGTATCGCCATAGGGCGCCAGCGAAGCAAGCGAAACGCCCTGCCCGGAAGGCGCCGTCAGCCCCATCTGCAGCAGGTCTGCAGACTGGTCGGTTCGTCCGGCAAGGCTGTCCGCGCCCAGTACTACGGTGATGACGGAGCGGCCGTTGCGCACGGCAGACGACACCTGGTTAAAACCGGAGGCACAGATGAAGCCGGTCTTCATGCCGTCAGCGCCATCAAAGCGGCCGACCAGCATATTGAAGTTGGCATAATTCTTCTTGCCGGTGGTGACGCCTTCCAGCGAGAAATAGTGGGCATATTCCGGGAATTCGCGCTTGATGATCAGCGCCAGCAGCGCCAGATCCCGCGCGGTCGTATATTGCCCCTTGCCGGGCAGGCCGTTGGCATTCACGTAATGGGTGGAGCTCATGCCCAGCCGCTGCGCCTGTGCATTCATCTGCGCCACAAAATTATCGGACGTGCCACCGATCGTCTCGGCAATCGCCACGGCAATATCATTGGCGGATTTGATCAGCAGCAGCTTCAGCGCGCTGTCCATCGTCAGCTTCTGGCCGGGCTTAAAATACATTTTCGAGGCCGGCTGGTCGGCGGCCTTCTTGCTCATCACCACTTCCGTCTGCGGGCTGAGCTTGCCGGCCTTCATCTGCGAAAAGGCGATATAGGCGGTCATCAGCTTGGTCAGCGACGCCGGATACCACTTGCGGAAGGCTTCCTGATGGGAAATCACCTTGCCGGTTTTAACATCCACCACCATTTTCGGATTGGCATTGGCCACGGGTGCTGCGGCAACGAGGCCTACGGTCATGATGGCAACGGCTGCGGAGAGCCGCCGGGCGGCGTTTGGCGATTTAACTGTCTGTGGCAAGGCTTGTCCTCGAATTCCCGTCTTCGGTCGGGGAATGGCAATATTCACCATATATGTCCTAGCAATGGCAAAGTACATTGATTACGTCAATTATGCGGCGCACTATCCACCATGGAGGATGGCTTTTACCACACGCCGCACCGATGAACCCAGGAATGAACGAAATGCCGATTTTGAACAGAGCCGCCGAACTTCAACAGGAAGTCAGCGAATGGCGGCGTCACCTGCACGAAAATCCTGAGATTTTGTATGATGTCGACAACACCGCAGCCTTCGTTGCGGACAAGCTGAAATCTTTCGGCGTTGACGAAATTGTGACCGGTCTTGGCCGCACGGGTGTGGTCGGCATCATCAGGGGCAATCTTGCCGGTGAACGCACCATCGGCTTTCGCGCGGATATGGACGCCTTGCCCATTCTCGAGGAAACCGGCAAGCCCTGGGCATCGAAAACAGCAGGTGCGATGCATGCCTGCGGCCATGACGGCCATACCGCCATGCTGCTCGGCGCAGCCAAATATCTCACCGAGACCCGCAACTTCGCCGGCTCGATCGCCGTCATCTTCCAGCCCGCCGAAGAAGGTGGCG
This window harbors:
- a CDS encoding CobW family GTP-binding protein encodes the protein MSRERIPVSIITGFLGAGKSTLLNRLLKDPEMSDAAIIINEFGDVSIDHMLVESAGEGIIELAEGCLCCTVRGELVDTLAELMDGIQIGKLKPVKRVVIETTGLADPAPVMQSIMGNPVIAQNFVLNGMITVVDAVNGLSTLDNHEEAVKQAAVADRLVMTKRALADASTIAALTARLQTLNPRATIEDGDKPDWSASALLDNGLYDAGSKNADVGRWLGEEAAHDHHDHDHDHDHDHDHDHGHHHHHRGDHGHHHHDVNRHDASIRSFSIIHDKPIEPMAIDMFVDLLRSAHGEKLLRMKAVVKLSDNPDRPLVLHGVQNIFHRPERLAAWPDPSDQRTRMVLITKDLPEAFVQDLFAAFTGAPGIDRPDRQAMTDNPLAISGMRF
- a CDS encoding D-alanyl-D-alanine carboxypeptidase family protein — protein: MTVGLVAAAPVANANPKMVVDVKTGKVISHQEAFRKWYPASLTKLMTAYIAFSQMKAGKLSPQTEVVMSKKAADQPASKMYFKPGQKLTMDSALKLLLIKSANDIAVAIAETIGGTSDNFVAQMNAQAQRLGMSSTHYVNANGLPGKGQYTTARDLALLALIIKREFPEYAHYFSLEGVTTGKKNYANFNMLVGRFDGADGMKTGFICASGFNQVSSAVRNGRSVITVVLGADSLAGRTDQSADLLQMGLTAPSGQGVSLASLAPYGDTGDVNDVSAEICNPKAAKVRSEGRDEAGRMVIHSPYVTEMTRPPEYSFAGLIPGSETVAVNTTKGAAAKGELANVPIPIPRPTF